A window of the Gammaproteobacteria bacterium genome harbors these coding sequences:
- the recO gene encoding DNA repair protein RecO, which translates to MSHPTQLQPGYILHQRPYRDTSLLLEVFTRDHGRLGLVARGARGPRGRNRGLLQPFQPLLLSWSGRGELGTLTGIETAGAARHLPGAVLYSGFYLNELLLRLLQRLDPHPALHAAYAQALVALPDATPRALRLFEKTLLEELGYGLLLDHEAHSGAPVEPGAWYIYELESGPARTVQHSPNRLVLAGSSLLSLAADELHDTQSLSDAKRLLRAALGLYLGGRELKTREVFAAIVTPGSRS; encoded by the coding sequence ATGAGCCACCCCACACAACTGCAGCCGGGTTACATCCTGCACCAGCGGCCCTACCGGGACACCAGTCTGTTGCTGGAGGTGTTCACGCGTGATCATGGGAGGCTGGGGCTGGTGGCGCGGGGTGCGCGCGGACCGCGGGGGCGCAACCGCGGCCTGCTGCAGCCGTTTCAGCCGCTGCTGCTGAGCTGGTCGGGGCGCGGTGAACTGGGGACGTTGACAGGCATCGAGACCGCCGGCGCCGCGCGGCACCTGCCGGGAGCGGTGCTGTATTCCGGCTTTTATCTGAATGAGCTGCTGCTGCGGCTGCTGCAGCGCCTGGACCCGCATCCGGCCCTGCATGCCGCCTACGCACAGGCGCTCGTGGCCCTGCCGGACGCCACCCCGCGCGCCCTGCGCCTGTTCGAGAAGACGCTGCTGGAGGAGCTTGGCTATGGCCTGCTGCTGGACCATGAGGCACACAGCGGTGCGCCGGTGGAGCCGGGGGCATGGTATATCTATGAGCTGGAGTCCGGTCCGGCGCGCACGGTGCAGCACAGCCCCAACCGGCTGGTGCTGGCAGGTTCCAGTCTGCTGTCGCTGGCCGCCGACGAGCTGCACGATACGCAGAGCCTGAGCGACGCCAAGCGCCTGCTGCGCGCCGCGCTGGGCCTGTACCTGGGCGGCCGGGAACTGAAGACCCGCGAGGTCTTCGCAGCGATTGTTACGCCAGGTTCTAGGTCCTAG